In Gossypium arboreum isolate Shixiya-1 chromosome 5, ASM2569848v2, whole genome shotgun sequence, a single genomic region encodes these proteins:
- the LOC108453233 gene encoding protein ADP-ribosyltransferase PARP3 isoform X1 encodes MKLHEKRSHSHAHGTGDEEKIMTRKQKADQLKSNEGNESPKKPKVEADNDQHNGKATTEVAKEFEEFCKSVREHLSVAQMREILEANGQDSSGSDASVVIKCLDMLFYGPLEKCQICNGDLEFDGNRYSCKGTYSEWSSCVYKTRSPARKQEPFKLPDSVLNSPVAGLVKKYEDPKLRPHRYVGVTDKPFLGMMISLMGRLSRTHQYWKTKIEKHGGTVSNSVIGSCLHHCRVSDLMVPSLVLLFIALIKCFCKTLGAGVTCLVASPAERERGGSSKLVEAMERGVRVVSEAWLLDSIEKQEAQPLEAYDIVTDLAVDGKGIPWDKQVPEEHAIESLSAELKLYGKRGVYKDTRLQEQGGQIFEEDGILYNCVFSLCDQGGAINEYCIMQLVKVPDSNLHLYYKKGRVGDDPNAQERLEEWKDVVGAVKEFVRLFEEVTGNEFEPWEREKKFQKKPLKFYPIDMDDGVDVRCGGLGLRQLGVAAAHCKLEPMVANFMKVLCSQEIYKYALMEMDLDAPDLPMGMLSNVHLERCEEVLQEFIEKVKSMKESGPKAEAVWSDFSQRWFTLMHSSRPFIFRDYQELADHAAASFECVRDIVVASHMIGHMGDDTLDDPLSDRYKKIGCSISPLDKDSEDYKMILNYVEKTYEPVKLADIEYGISVENIFNVETKEGPSFDEVKKLPNKRLLWCGTRSSNLLRHLHKGFLPASCSLPVPGYMFGKGIVCSDAAAEAARYGFTAVDRPEGFLVLAVFSQGEEIMELKNPPEDTKPLEEKKVCVKGLGRKKPDESEYIDWKDDIKVPCGRLIPSEHQDSPLEYNEYTVYDPKQVSMRFLVGVKFEEKDTVMDAQD; translated from the exons ATGAAG CTTCATGAAAAGAGGTCTCATTCTCATGCACACGGAACTGGTGATGAAGAGAAAATCATGACAAGAAAGCAGAAAGCAGACCAGTTGAAAAGCAATGAAGGAAATGAATCTCCAAAGAAACCCAAGGTGGAGGCTGATAATGATCAACATAATGGAAAAGCTACAACTGAGGTGGCTAAAGAGTTTGAGGAGTTTTGTAAATCTGTGAGGGAGCACTTATCTGTTGCACAAATGAGGGAAATCCTTGAAGCTAATGGCCAGGATTCATCTGGTTCTGATGCTTCTGTTGTCATCAAATG CCTCGATATGCTGTTCTATGGACCATTGGAGAAGTGCCAAATCTGCAATGGGGATTTGGAGTTTGATGGCAACCGCTATTCATGCAAGGGAACTTACAGTGAGTGGTCCTCTTGTGTATACAAAACAAGAAGTCCAGCAAGGAAGCAAGAACCATTCAAATTGCCTGATTCTGTCCTGAATTCACCTGTTGCTGGA TTGGTAAAGAAGTACGAGGATCCAAAACTCCGGCCTCACCGATATGTAGGGGTCACTGACAAACCTTTCTTGGGAATGATGATTTCCCTGATGGGCCGGCTTAGTCGCACACAT CAATACTGGAAAACCAAGATAGAGAAACATGGAGGGACAGTCTCCAACTCAGTCATTGGTAGTTGTTTACATCATTGCAGAGTTTCAGATCTTATGGTTCCTTCTCTTGTTCTCTTGTTTATTGCTTTGATAAAATGCTTTTGTAAAACTCTGGGGGCAGGTGTAACTTGCTTGGTTGCTTCTCCTGCTGAACGAGAGCGTGGGGGCTCATCCAAACTGGTAGAAGCAAT GGAAAGAGGGGTACGAGTGGTGAGTGAAGCTTGGTTACTTGACAGCATTGAGAAGCAAGAAGCACAGCCATTAGAAGCTTATGACATAGTTACAGATCTTGCTGTTGATGGCAAAGGAATTCCATGGGATAAACAAGTTCCTGAAGAACATGCAATCGAATCACTTTCAGCTGAA CTCAAGTTGTATGGAAAAAGAGGAGTCTACAAGGATACCAGATTGCAAGAGCAAGGTGGCCAAATATTTGAGGAAGATGGGATATTATACAACTGTGTCTTTTCGCTTTGCGACCAAGGAGGAGCCATTAATGA GTATTGCATTATGCAACTGGTCAAAGTACCAGATAGTAACCTCCACTTGTACTACAAGAAAGGGAGAGTAGGGGATGATCCTAATGCCCAGGAGCGGCTCGAGGAATGGAAGGACGTAGTTGGTGCTGTGAAGGAGTTTGTTAGGCTGTTTGAGGAAGTAACAGGAAACGAATTTGAGCCATGGGAAAGGGAGAAGAAGTTTCAGAAGAAGCCACTGAAATTTTATCCCATAGacatg GATGATGGGGTTGATGTGAGATGTGGAGGACTTGGCCTGAGACAGCTAGGTGTTGCAGCAGCACATTGTAAACTTGAACCGATGGTTGCGAACTTCATGAAGGTTCTTTGCAGTCAGGAGATTTACAA GTATGCGCTGATGGAGATGGATTTAGATGCCCCTGATTTACCAATGGGGATGCTCTCTAATGTTCATTTGGAAAGAT GTGAAGAGGTTCTACAAGAGTTTATAGAAAAAGTGAAATCAATGAAAGAATCTGGACCTAAAGCAGAGGCAGTTTGGTCAGACTTTAGCCAAAGATGGTTCACTCTGATGCATTCTTCCAGGCCCTTCATCTTCAGGGACTATCAAGAGCTTGCAGATCAT GCTGCAGCATCATTCGAGTGTGTTCGAGACATTGTTGTGGCATCCCATATGATTGGACATATGGGTGATGATACTCTTGATGACCCATTGTCTGATAGATACAAGAAAATAGGATGCTCAATTTCTCCACTGGATAAAGATTCCGAGGACTACAAGATGATCCTCAATTATGTGGAAAAAACTTATGAACCTGTCAAGCTTGCAGACATT GAATATGGGATCTCAGTTGAGAACATCTTCAATGTGGAAACTAAGGAAGGCCCCTCGTTTGATGAAGTAAAAAAGCTGCCAAACAAGAGACTCCTGTGGTGCG GTACTCGGAGCTCGAACCTGTTAAGGCATTTGCATAAAGGCTTCCTGCCAGCAAGCTGTTCTCTACCAGTTCCAGGATATATG TTCGGGAAGGGCATAGTTTGTTCTGATGCTGCAGCAGAAGCTGCCAGGTATGGCTTCACTGCTGTAGACAGGCCTGAAGGGTTCTTGGTTCTCGCTGTGTTTTCACAAGGTGAAGAAATTATGGAGCTCAAGAACCCACCGGAG GATACTAAGCCATTGGAAGAGAAGAAAGTGTGTGTGAAGGGACTGGGGAGAAAGAAACCAGATGAATCAGAATATATAGATTGGAAAGATGATATCAAAGTCCCTTGTGGCCGTTTGATCCCCTCAGAACACCAGGATAGCCCTCTCGAGTATAATGAATACACAGTCTATGATCCCAAACAG GTGAGCATGAGGTTCTTGGTCGGAGTGAAGTTTGAAGAGAAGGATACAGTGATGGACGCCCAGGATTGA
- the LOC108453234 gene encoding beta-1,6-galactosyltransferase GALT29A-like, with amino-acid sequence MVSFLCLNPSSLFGMPKSTEPEDGSESDTDLFRIRTFFLFWPYLANPIYRPPNVILLMKRSFRPLISILMLVALTATLSCRIASPRRGVFTVSAELESTTVLSQPPQIQIFNSTLLKFASIDIGEAKSKLEIKQLLERDFPSQGRQRNFATSRSFSHHDAKSKNSNGLPVLLRSPKFYRYWLDFRRNLQLWARKKTFQSDIMMDLVSLVKTPIDRHNGLMSSARKYKSCAVVGNSGILLNRDYGELIDGHEIVIRLNNARTEKFEENVGSKTSISFVNSNILHLCARREGCFCHPYGRNVPMIMYICQPVHFMDYTVCNSSHKAPLLITDPRFDVLCARIVKYYSAKRFVEETRKALGEWASTHDGSMFHYSSGMQAVMLALGICDKVSIFGFGKSTSAKHHYHTNQKSELRLHDYKAEYAFYHDLLKNPQAIPFISDRFRFPPVVIYL; translated from the coding sequence ATGGTTTCTTTTTTGTGCTTAAACCCCTCTTCTCTATTTGGGATGCCAAAATCTACTGAACCTGAAGATGGATCTGAATCCGATACAGATTTATTCAGGATCCGTACTTTTTTCTTATTTTGGCCATACCTCGCAAACCCCATTTATCGTCCCCCCAATGTGATTCTTCTCATGAAGAGGTCGTTCAGACCCTTGATAAGCATTCTAATGCTTGTTGCATTGACCGCAACCTTAAGCTGTCGGATTGCCAGTCCCCGTCGCGGTGTCTTTACTGTTTCAGCTGAGTTGGAGTCAACCACGGTCCTTAGCCAACCCCCACAAATCCAAATTTTTAACTCCACTTTGCTCAAGTTTGCATCTATTGATATAGGTGAAGCAAAATCCAAGCTTGAAATAAAGCAGCTGCTGGAAAGGGACTTTCCTAGTCAAGGAAGGCAAAGGAACTTTGCAACTTCGAGGAGCTTCAGTCATCATGATGCCAAATCCAAAAATTCTAATGGATTACCGGTATTACTCAGGTCCCCAAAATTTTATCGGTATTGGTTAGATTTTAGGAGGAATTTACAGCTTTGGGCAAGAAAAAAGACGTTCCAGTCTGATATCATGATGGATTTAGTTAGCTTAGTGAAGACCCCTATTGATAGACACAATGGCTTGATGAGTTCAGCTAGAAAGTATAAATCTTGTGCTGTTGTGGGGAACAGTGGGATATTGCTGAACCGTGATTATGGGGAACTGATTGATGGTCATGAGATTGTGATTAGACTGAATAATGCTAGAACTGAGAAGTTTGAAGAGAATGTGGGATCAAAAACAAGCATTTCCTTTGTAAATAGCAATATACTGCATCTTTGTGCTAGGAGGGAAGGTTGCTTTTGTCATCCTTATGGAAGGAATGTTCCTATGATTATGTACATTTGTCAACCAGTTCATTTCATGGACTATACAGTCTGCAATTCGTCTCACAAGGCACCTTTGTTGATTACAGATCCTCGTTTTGATGTGTTATGTGCTAGGATTGTGAAGTATTATTCGGCTAAACGATTTGTGGAGGAGACCAGGAAGGCATTGGGAGAATGGGCTTCTACACATGATGGTTCTATGTTTCATTACTCCTCTGGGATGCAAGCTGTTATGCTGGCATTGGGAATTTGTGACAAAGTCAGTATATTTGGCTTTGGCAAATCAACTTCTGCAAAGCATCACTACCATACTAATCAGAAGTCTGAGCTCCGGTTACATGACTACAAAGCGGAGTATGCATTCTACCATGATCTGTTGAAGAATCCACAGGCAATACCCTTCATTTCGGATAGGTTCAGGTTCCCACCTGTGGTAATCTATCTATGA
- the LOC108453233 gene encoding protein ADP-ribosyltransferase PARP3 isoform X2: protein MKLHEKRSHSHAHGTGDEEKIMTRKQKADQLKSNEGNESPKKPKVEADNDQHNGKATTEVAKEFEEFCKSVREHLSVAQMREILEANGQDSSGSDASVVIKCLDMLFYGPLEKCQICNGDLEFDGNRYSCKGTYSEWSSCVYKTRSPARKQEPFKLPDSVLNSPVAGLVKKYEDPKLRPHRYVGVTDKPFLGMMISLMGRLSRTHQYWKTKIEKHGGTVSNSVIGVTCLVASPAERERGGSSKLVEAMERGVRVVSEAWLLDSIEKQEAQPLEAYDIVTDLAVDGKGIPWDKQVPEEHAIESLSAELKLYGKRGVYKDTRLQEQGGQIFEEDGILYNCVFSLCDQGGAINEYCIMQLVKVPDSNLHLYYKKGRVGDDPNAQERLEEWKDVVGAVKEFVRLFEEVTGNEFEPWEREKKFQKKPLKFYPIDMDDGVDVRCGGLGLRQLGVAAAHCKLEPMVANFMKVLCSQEIYKYALMEMDLDAPDLPMGMLSNVHLERCEEVLQEFIEKVKSMKESGPKAEAVWSDFSQRWFTLMHSSRPFIFRDYQELADHAAASFECVRDIVVASHMIGHMGDDTLDDPLSDRYKKIGCSISPLDKDSEDYKMILNYVEKTYEPVKLADIEYGISVENIFNVETKEGPSFDEVKKLPNKRLLWCGTRSSNLLRHLHKGFLPASCSLPVPGYMFGKGIVCSDAAAEAARYGFTAVDRPEGFLVLAVFSQGEEIMELKNPPEDTKPLEEKKVCVKGLGRKKPDESEYIDWKDDIKVPCGRLIPSEHQDSPLEYNEYTVYDPKQVSMRFLVGVKFEEKDTVMDAQD from the exons ATGAAG CTTCATGAAAAGAGGTCTCATTCTCATGCACACGGAACTGGTGATGAAGAGAAAATCATGACAAGAAAGCAGAAAGCAGACCAGTTGAAAAGCAATGAAGGAAATGAATCTCCAAAGAAACCCAAGGTGGAGGCTGATAATGATCAACATAATGGAAAAGCTACAACTGAGGTGGCTAAAGAGTTTGAGGAGTTTTGTAAATCTGTGAGGGAGCACTTATCTGTTGCACAAATGAGGGAAATCCTTGAAGCTAATGGCCAGGATTCATCTGGTTCTGATGCTTCTGTTGTCATCAAATG CCTCGATATGCTGTTCTATGGACCATTGGAGAAGTGCCAAATCTGCAATGGGGATTTGGAGTTTGATGGCAACCGCTATTCATGCAAGGGAACTTACAGTGAGTGGTCCTCTTGTGTATACAAAACAAGAAGTCCAGCAAGGAAGCAAGAACCATTCAAATTGCCTGATTCTGTCCTGAATTCACCTGTTGCTGGA TTGGTAAAGAAGTACGAGGATCCAAAACTCCGGCCTCACCGATATGTAGGGGTCACTGACAAACCTTTCTTGGGAATGATGATTTCCCTGATGGGCCGGCTTAGTCGCACACAT CAATACTGGAAAACCAAGATAGAGAAACATGGAGGGACAGTCTCCAACTCAGTCATTG GTGTAACTTGCTTGGTTGCTTCTCCTGCTGAACGAGAGCGTGGGGGCTCATCCAAACTGGTAGAAGCAAT GGAAAGAGGGGTACGAGTGGTGAGTGAAGCTTGGTTACTTGACAGCATTGAGAAGCAAGAAGCACAGCCATTAGAAGCTTATGACATAGTTACAGATCTTGCTGTTGATGGCAAAGGAATTCCATGGGATAAACAAGTTCCTGAAGAACATGCAATCGAATCACTTTCAGCTGAA CTCAAGTTGTATGGAAAAAGAGGAGTCTACAAGGATACCAGATTGCAAGAGCAAGGTGGCCAAATATTTGAGGAAGATGGGATATTATACAACTGTGTCTTTTCGCTTTGCGACCAAGGAGGAGCCATTAATGA GTATTGCATTATGCAACTGGTCAAAGTACCAGATAGTAACCTCCACTTGTACTACAAGAAAGGGAGAGTAGGGGATGATCCTAATGCCCAGGAGCGGCTCGAGGAATGGAAGGACGTAGTTGGTGCTGTGAAGGAGTTTGTTAGGCTGTTTGAGGAAGTAACAGGAAACGAATTTGAGCCATGGGAAAGGGAGAAGAAGTTTCAGAAGAAGCCACTGAAATTTTATCCCATAGacatg GATGATGGGGTTGATGTGAGATGTGGAGGACTTGGCCTGAGACAGCTAGGTGTTGCAGCAGCACATTGTAAACTTGAACCGATGGTTGCGAACTTCATGAAGGTTCTTTGCAGTCAGGAGATTTACAA GTATGCGCTGATGGAGATGGATTTAGATGCCCCTGATTTACCAATGGGGATGCTCTCTAATGTTCATTTGGAAAGAT GTGAAGAGGTTCTACAAGAGTTTATAGAAAAAGTGAAATCAATGAAAGAATCTGGACCTAAAGCAGAGGCAGTTTGGTCAGACTTTAGCCAAAGATGGTTCACTCTGATGCATTCTTCCAGGCCCTTCATCTTCAGGGACTATCAAGAGCTTGCAGATCAT GCTGCAGCATCATTCGAGTGTGTTCGAGACATTGTTGTGGCATCCCATATGATTGGACATATGGGTGATGATACTCTTGATGACCCATTGTCTGATAGATACAAGAAAATAGGATGCTCAATTTCTCCACTGGATAAAGATTCCGAGGACTACAAGATGATCCTCAATTATGTGGAAAAAACTTATGAACCTGTCAAGCTTGCAGACATT GAATATGGGATCTCAGTTGAGAACATCTTCAATGTGGAAACTAAGGAAGGCCCCTCGTTTGATGAAGTAAAAAAGCTGCCAAACAAGAGACTCCTGTGGTGCG GTACTCGGAGCTCGAACCTGTTAAGGCATTTGCATAAAGGCTTCCTGCCAGCAAGCTGTTCTCTACCAGTTCCAGGATATATG TTCGGGAAGGGCATAGTTTGTTCTGATGCTGCAGCAGAAGCTGCCAGGTATGGCTTCACTGCTGTAGACAGGCCTGAAGGGTTCTTGGTTCTCGCTGTGTTTTCACAAGGTGAAGAAATTATGGAGCTCAAGAACCCACCGGAG GATACTAAGCCATTGGAAGAGAAGAAAGTGTGTGTGAAGGGACTGGGGAGAAAGAAACCAGATGAATCAGAATATATAGATTGGAAAGATGATATCAAAGTCCCTTGTGGCCGTTTGATCCCCTCAGAACACCAGGATAGCCCTCTCGAGTATAATGAATACACAGTCTATGATCCCAAACAG GTGAGCATGAGGTTCTTGGTCGGAGTGAAGTTTGAAGAGAAGGATACAGTGATGGACGCCCAGGATTGA